In a genomic window of Pontibacter liquoris:
- a CDS encoding O-acetylhomoserine aminocarboxypropyltransferase/cysteine synthase family protein, with protein MSQSLHFETLQLHAGQEIDPTTQSRAVPIYQTTSYAFKNAEHGANLFALKEFGNIYTRIMNPTTDVFEKRVAALEGGVAAVAVASGMAAQFLALTNILEAGDNFVSTGNLYGGSFNQFKVSFKRLGIEARFAKDDAVESYEQLIDEKTKALYVETIGNPRFNIPDFDALAALARKYDIPFVVDNTFGAGGYLFRPLEHGANVVVEAATKWIGGHGTSIGGVIVDGGNFNWGNGKFPQFSEPSEGYHGLNFWEVFGEKGPFGNIAFAIRVRVEGLRDFGPALSPFNSFLLLQGLETLSLRLDRTVQNALALAQWLEQHEQVEAVNYPGLVSSPYHELAKKYLKRGFGGVFSFKLKGDKQQAETFVNSLQLVSHLANVGDAKTLIIHPASTTHQQLSDAEQLNAGVEQTLLRVSAGIEHIDDIKADFEQAFAKVREAQPEALLQ; from the coding sequence ATGTCTCAATCTCTGCATTTCGAAACTCTTCAGCTACACGCTGGCCAGGAAATAGATCCCACCACACAGTCGCGCGCTGTGCCTATCTACCAGACAACCTCCTATGCTTTTAAAAACGCCGAGCACGGGGCCAACCTGTTTGCCCTGAAAGAATTTGGCAACATTTATACCCGCATCATGAACCCGACCACCGATGTGTTTGAGAAGCGGGTGGCGGCGCTGGAGGGCGGCGTGGCAGCCGTTGCCGTGGCATCGGGCATGGCAGCGCAGTTTCTGGCGCTTACCAATATCCTGGAGGCCGGGGATAATTTCGTGTCCACGGGTAACCTGTACGGCGGCTCATTCAACCAGTTCAAGGTATCGTTCAAGCGTCTGGGTATTGAGGCCCGGTTTGCCAAGGACGATGCCGTGGAAAGCTACGAGCAACTGATCGATGAGAAGACCAAAGCCCTTTACGTGGAGACCATTGGCAACCCTCGCTTCAACATCCCGGATTTTGATGCACTGGCCGCACTGGCCCGCAAGTATGACATCCCGTTTGTGGTGGATAATACCTTTGGCGCTGGCGGTTACCTGTTCCGCCCGTTGGAGCACGGGGCCAACGTGGTAGTGGAGGCAGCCACCAAGTGGATCGGCGGCCACGGTACCAGCATTGGCGGCGTAATTGTGGATGGCGGTAACTTTAACTGGGGCAACGGCAAATTTCCGCAGTTCTCGGAGCCGAGCGAGGGCTATCACGGGCTCAACTTCTGGGAAGTATTCGGGGAGAAAGGTCCCTTCGGCAACATTGCCTTTGCCATCCGGGTGCGGGTAGAAGGGCTGCGTGATTTTGGTCCTGCCCTGAGCCCGTTCAACTCTTTCCTGCTGCTGCAGGGCCTCGAAACCCTGTCGCTGCGCCTGGACAGAACCGTGCAGAACGCCCTGGCGCTGGCCCAGTGGCTGGAGCAGCACGAACAGGTAGAAGCGGTGAACTACCCGGGACTGGTGAGCAGCCCTTACCACGAACTGGCTAAAAAGTACCTGAAGCGGGGCTTTGGCGGGGTGTTCTCCTTTAAGCTAAAAGGCGACAAGCAGCAGGCCGAAACTTTTGTGAACAGCCTGCAACTGGTAAGTCACCTGGCTAACGTAGGCGATGCCAAAACGCTGATCATCCACCCGGCCTCTACCACCCACCAGCAGTTAAGCGATGCCGAGCAGCTAAATGCCGGCGTAGAGCAAACCCTGCTGCGCGTGTCGGCAGGTATCGAGCATATCGATGATATCAAAGCAGATTTTGAACAGGCGTTCGCCAAAGTACGCGAAGCACAACCGGAGGCACTCCTCCAGTAA
- a CDS encoding phosphoribosylaminoimidazolesuccinocarboxamide synthase, with protein sequence MEAIKETNFSFAGQTGFYKGKVRDVYYFGDKLAMIATDRISAFDVVLPRAIPYKGQVLNQIASLNLKATADIVPNWVLSTPDPNATIGYRCEPFKVEMVIRGYLAGHAWREYQAGKRLLCGVALPEGLRENDQLPEPIITPTTKADEGHDEDISRKEIIASGLVSEEDYLNLERYTRALYARGTALAAERGLLLVDTKYEFGKYNGQIYLIDEIHTPDSSRYFYSQGYAERQAQGEPQRQLSKEFVRQWLIGNGFQGQHGQAVPEMTDEVVRGISDRYIELFEVFTGQPFVKEGYENVLSRIEQHIIENIF encoded by the coding sequence ATGGAGGCCATAAAAGAAACCAACTTCTCCTTCGCCGGCCAGACCGGTTTTTACAAAGGCAAAGTTCGCGATGTATACTATTTCGGAGACAAGCTGGCCATGATCGCCACCGACCGTATCTCCGCTTTTGACGTGGTGCTGCCACGCGCTATTCCTTACAAAGGGCAGGTGCTCAACCAGATTGCCAGTCTCAACCTCAAAGCGACAGCTGACATTGTTCCCAACTGGGTTCTGTCTACCCCGGATCCGAATGCGACCATCGGGTATCGTTGCGAGCCTTTTAAAGTAGAAATGGTGATCCGGGGATACCTGGCAGGCCATGCGTGGCGCGAGTACCAGGCCGGCAAACGCCTCTTGTGCGGGGTAGCCCTGCCCGAGGGATTGCGCGAGAATGACCAGTTGCCTGAGCCCATCATCACCCCCACCACCAAAGCAGACGAAGGCCACGACGAAGACATTTCAAGAAAAGAAATTATTGCCTCAGGCCTTGTATCTGAAGAAGATTATCTTAATTTAGAGCGCTATACCAGAGCGCTTTATGCCCGTGGTACCGCACTGGCCGCAGAACGTGGCCTGCTTTTGGTAGATACCAAGTATGAGTTTGGCAAGTATAACGGCCAGATTTACCTGATCGACGAGATCCACACGCCGGATTCGTCCCGTTACTTTTACAGCCAGGGGTATGCGGAACGGCAGGCACAAGGAGAACCGCAGCGGCAGCTTTCAAAAGAATTTGTGCGCCAGTGGCTCATCGGAAACGGCTTTCAGGGGCAACACGGCCAGGCAGTTCCGGAGATGACAGACGAAGTGGTACGCGGCATTTCGGACCGCTATATTGAGCTGTTTGAGGTTTTTACCGGCCAGCCTTTTGTAAAGGAGGGTTATGAAAACGTGCTTTCTCGAATAGAGCAGCACATTATTGAAAACATTTTTTAG
- a CDS encoding STAS domain-containing protein: MKYTIDKKENYTIITIDEKKLDTSIAPDLKSEFVKLNAEGITNLILDLSNVKYTDSSGLSSILIANRLCNSSNGLLIMTGLQDHVMKLISISKLESVLNILPTVEEAIDRVFLHEIEQDLTNKED, encoded by the coding sequence ATGAAATACACGATTGATAAGAAAGAAAACTATACAATTATCACGATAGATGAGAAGAAGCTGGATACTTCTATTGCACCTGACCTGAAGTCTGAGTTCGTGAAATTGAATGCCGAGGGGATCACCAACCTGATTCTTGACCTGAGTAACGTGAAATATACGGATTCATCGGGCCTGAGCTCCATTCTGATCGCAAACCGCCTATGCAATTCCTCTAACGGTTTGCTGATCATGACAGGGTTACAGGACCATGTGATGAAGCTCATCTCTATCTCTAAACTGGAGTCGGTGTTAAACATTCTGCCTACGGTAGAAGAAGCGATCGATCGTGTGTTTTTGCACGAGATTGAGCAAGATCTGACCAACAAAGAAGACTAA